In a single window of the Coffea eugenioides isolate CCC68of chromosome 3, Ceug_1.0, whole genome shotgun sequence genome:
- the LOC113766574 gene encoding UDP-glycosyltransferase 74E2-like has protein sequence MDEIGCRIHVLAIPSPLQGHLNPMLQLCKRLTSKGVRITLVTSTSARLSVQNQFESIQIEYILDDDNIEAEGSKYSEKTTAFLKRFNTAVSDNLAKLVKEKASSGHPVKTVLYDSMMPWILEIVQGQLGLKGAAFFTQACAVCAIFNHIHRGTLKVPLETSTILLPSMPQLQSNDLPSFVYNPSPYPGHLDVVLSQNINLEKSDWLLFNSFDKLENEVVTWLTERYPIKTIGPCTPSMYTDKRLKDDKDYTINFFAPDSGACLKWLDTKETGSVVYVSFGSVSDLGENQMQEIACGLMNSNCNFLWVVRPSEESKIPRDFMSEAQERGLIVNWCPQIKVLSHRAVGCFMSHCGWNSTIEALSLGVPMVTMPVWVDQPTNSKYIVDVWKVGLRVKASEEREMVTREEVEGTIREVMHGEKASELRNNALRWKELAKEAISEGGSSDKHIEEFVSSLESI, from the exons ATGGATGAAATTGGATGTAGAATTCATGTTCTGGCCATCCCATCCCCACTCCAAGGCCACCTCAATCCGATGCTGCAACTATGCAAGCGTTTAACCTCAAAGGGTGTTAGAATCACGCTAGTCACAAGCACCTCAGCACGTTTATCGGTGCAAAATCAGTTTGAATCGATCCAGATCGAGTATATTCTAGACGATGATAACATTGAAGCTGAGGGATCAAAATATTCAGAGAAAACTACTGCCTTCTTGAAACGGTTTAATACCGCAGTTTCAGACAATTTGGCCAAGCTAGTCAAGGAAAAGGCGAGTTCTGGTCATCCTGTGAAAACAGTTCTGTATGATTCAATGATGCCATGGATTTTGGAGATAGTGCAGGGACAACTAGGCCTTAAAGGGGCTGCGTTTTTCACTCAGGCTTGCGCTGTTTGCGCAATATTCAACCATATTCATCGAGGAACGTTGAAAGTTCCTCTAGAGACATCTACCATATTGCTTCCTTCAATGCCACAACTGCAGTCGAATGATCTGCCGTCTTTTGTTTATAACCCTAGTCCATACCCGGGTCATTTGGATGTTGTCCTCAGTCAGAATATAAACCTGGAGAAATCAGATTGGCTCTTGTTCAACTCTTTTGACAAGCTAGAAAATGAG GTAGTGACCTGGTTGACAGAACGGTATCCAATCAAGACCATAGGCCCTTGTACTCCATCAATGTACACTGACAAGCGattgaaagatgacaaagaTTACACCATCAATTTCTTCGCACCAGATTCAGGAGCTTGCCTAAAATGGCTTGACACCAAGGAAACAGGCTCAGTTGTTTATGTATCCTTCGGTAGTGTCTCGGACCTTGGAGAAAATCAAATGCAGGAAATAGCATGCGGCCTGATGAATAGCAACTGCAACTTCTTATGGGTAGTTCGACCTTCTGAAGAGAGCAAAATTCCTAGAGATTTCATGTCCGAGGCACAAGAAAGAGGTCTAATCGTGAATTGGTGCCCTCAAATAAAGGTTTTGTCACACAGGGCAGTGGGTTGCTTCATGAGTCATTGTGGTTGGAATTCAACAATTGAAGCATTGAGCTTGGGTGTGCCAATGGTGACCATGCCAGTGTGGGTTGATCAACCTACAAATTCTAAGTATATTGTGGATGTATGGAAGGTAGGATTGCGAGTTAAGGCGAGTGAGGAAAGGGAAATGGTAACAAGAGAAGAAGTAGAAGGAACTATAAGAGAAGTTATGCATGGGGAGAAGGCAAGTGAGCTTAGAAACAATGCTTTGAGGTGGAAGGAGTTGGCTAAGGAGGCAATTAGTGAAGGAGGAAGCTCAGACAAACACATTGAAGAATTTGTTTCCAGTCTTGAAAGCATTTAG